From a single Opisthocomus hoazin isolate bOpiHoa1 chromosome 6, bOpiHoa1.hap1, whole genome shotgun sequence genomic region:
- the OAT gene encoding ornithine aminotransferase, mitochondrial isoform X1, giving the protein MFSKLTRSPSIAVLCRGVHASLSSPTSVATKKTIQGPPSSDFIFEREAKYGAHNYHPLPVALEKGKGIYVWDVEGRKYFDFLSAYSAVNQGHCHPKIVNALKAQSEKLTLTSRAFYNDVLGEYEEFVTKMFNYNKVLPMNTGVEAGETACKLARKWAYTVKGIPKYKAKIIFAAGNFWGRTMSAISSSTDPSSYDGFGPFMPGFEVIPYNDLPALERALQDPNVAAFMVEPIQGEAGVVVPDKGYLTGVRDLCTKHNVLFIADEIQTGLARTGKMLAVDHENVRPDLILLGKALSGGLYPVSAVLCDDEVMLTIKPGEHGSTYGGNPLACRIAMAALEVIEEEDLAKNAEIMGNILRNELMKTPSDIVTSVRGRGLLNAIVIRGTKDLLGQDFSELEYFFWAFYSSDGCFMNPISLTSL; this is encoded by the exons ATTCAAGGACCTCCATCCTCTGATTTCATATTTGAACGTGAGGCTAAATATGGTGCCCACAATTATCACCCGCTACCCGTTGCtctggaaaaagggaaag GTATTTATGTGTGGGATGTTGAAGGTAGAAAGTATTTTGACTTTCTGAGTGCTTACAGTGCTGTTAATCAAGGCCACTGTCACCCAAAGATCGTGAACGCTCTGAAAGCTCAGTCTGAAAAACTGACCCTGACATCTAGAGCATTCTACAATGATGTACTTGGCGAGTACGAGGAGTTTGTCACCAAAATGTTCAATTATAACAAAGTTCTTCCAATGaacacag gagtggaagctggagaaactgcctgTAAATTGGCTCGGAAGTGGGCATACACCGTGAAAGGAATtccaaaatacaaagcaaaaataatttttgcag cTGGCAACTTCTGGGGCAGAACCATGTCTGCTATCTCTAGTTCTACGGACCCATCCAGCTACGATGGATTTGGACCCTTTATGCCGGGTTTCGAAGTGATCCCATACAATGACCTACCAGCTCTTGAG CGGGCCCTTCAAGATCCCAACGTAGCAGCTTTCATGGTTGAACCAATTCAGGGTGAAGCAGGGGTGGTTGTTCCTGACAAAGGTTATCTCACCGGAGTGCGGGACCTCTGCACGAAGCACAAT GTTCTATTTATCGCAGATGAAATACAGACTGGTTTAGCCAGGACAGGGAAAATGCTAGCTGTTGACCATGAAAATGTGAGACCTGATCTAATTCTTCTTGGAAAGGCCCTTTCTGGTGGCTTATATCCT GTCTCAGCAGTGCTGTGTGATGACGAAGTGATGCTGACCATTAAGCCTGGTGAACATGGATCTACCTATGGAGGAAACCCGTTAGCTTGCCGCATTGCCATGGCAGCGCTGGAG GTAATTGAAGAGGAAGACTTGgctaaaaatgcagaaataatggGTAACATACTAAGAAATGAGCTCATGAAGACACCATCTGATATTGTAACTTCTGTAAGAGGAAGAGGACTATTAAATGCAATTGTAATTCGGGGAACCAAAG ATTTACTAGGCCAAGACTTCTCAGAACTTGAGTATTTTTTCTGGGCTTTTTATTCATCCGACGGTTGCTTCATGAATCCAATTTCCTTGACGAGCTTGTGA
- the OAT gene encoding ornithine aminotransferase, mitochondrial isoform X2, giving the protein MFSKLTRSPSIAVLCRGVHASLSSPTSVATKKTIQGPPSSDFIFEREAKYGAHNYHPLPVALEKGKGIYVWDVEGRKYFDFLSAYSAVNQGHCHPKIVNALKAQSEKLTLTSRAFYNDVLGEYEEFVTKMFNYNKVLPMNTGVEAGETACKLARKWAYTVKGIPKYKAKIIFAAGNFWGRTMSAISSSTDPSSYDGFGPFMPGFEVIPYNDLPALERALQDPNVAAFMVEPIQGEAGVVVPDKGYLTGVRDLCTKHNVLFIADEIQTGLARTGKMLAVDHENVRPDLILLGKALSGGLYPVSAVLCDDEVMLTIKPGEHGSTYGGNPLACRIAMAALEVIEEEDLAKNAEIMGNILRNELMKTPSDIVTSVRGRGLLNAIVIRGTKDYDAWKIY; this is encoded by the exons ATTCAAGGACCTCCATCCTCTGATTTCATATTTGAACGTGAGGCTAAATATGGTGCCCACAATTATCACCCGCTACCCGTTGCtctggaaaaagggaaag GTATTTATGTGTGGGATGTTGAAGGTAGAAAGTATTTTGACTTTCTGAGTGCTTACAGTGCTGTTAATCAAGGCCACTGTCACCCAAAGATCGTGAACGCTCTGAAAGCTCAGTCTGAAAAACTGACCCTGACATCTAGAGCATTCTACAATGATGTACTTGGCGAGTACGAGGAGTTTGTCACCAAAATGTTCAATTATAACAAAGTTCTTCCAATGaacacag gagtggaagctggagaaactgcctgTAAATTGGCTCGGAAGTGGGCATACACCGTGAAAGGAATtccaaaatacaaagcaaaaataatttttgcag cTGGCAACTTCTGGGGCAGAACCATGTCTGCTATCTCTAGTTCTACGGACCCATCCAGCTACGATGGATTTGGACCCTTTATGCCGGGTTTCGAAGTGATCCCATACAATGACCTACCAGCTCTTGAG CGGGCCCTTCAAGATCCCAACGTAGCAGCTTTCATGGTTGAACCAATTCAGGGTGAAGCAGGGGTGGTTGTTCCTGACAAAGGTTATCTCACCGGAGTGCGGGACCTCTGCACGAAGCACAAT GTTCTATTTATCGCAGATGAAATACAGACTGGTTTAGCCAGGACAGGGAAAATGCTAGCTGTTGACCATGAAAATGTGAGACCTGATCTAATTCTTCTTGGAAAGGCCCTTTCTGGTGGCTTATATCCT GTCTCAGCAGTGCTGTGTGATGACGAAGTGATGCTGACCATTAAGCCTGGTGAACATGGATCTACCTATGGAGGAAACCCGTTAGCTTGCCGCATTGCCATGGCAGCGCTGGAG GTAATTGAAGAGGAAGACTTGgctaaaaatgcagaaataatggGTAACATACTAAGAAATGAGCTCATGAAGACACCATCTGATATTGTAACTTCTGTAAGAGGAAGAGGACTATTAAATGCAATTGTAATTCGGGGAACCAAAG ACTACGATGCCTGGAAG ATTTACTAG